In a single window of the Arthrobacter zhangbolii genome:
- a CDS encoding RluA family pseudouridine synthase, producing the protein MQSPLPVRNGVNATRLRLPPEGPWKTAMDYVLERFGHVDPDGIVNRFERGEVVGLGGVPLTAATPLNEHTFIWYYRELPPEERIPVDIGILHHDENLLVVDKPHFLPTTPGGMYVAESALVRLRVQLGIPDLIPMHRLDRMTAGVLLFSTNPETRGRYQILFEKRRISKEYEAVAPVREDLALPLTVRSRMIKSRTYLLAQEVDGEPNAETLIELMESRDGLGRYRLSPHTGKTHQLRVHMASQGIGILNDSFYPELLPQAPDDYARPLQLLARSVRFTDPLTREPVEYRSRLSLDAFPG; encoded by the coding sequence ATGCAATCCCCGCTTCCCGTGCGCAACGGAGTCAATGCCACCCGCCTGCGCCTGCCGCCAGAGGGGCCGTGGAAGACCGCCATGGACTATGTGCTGGAGCGTTTTGGCCATGTGGATCCGGACGGGATTGTGAACCGTTTTGAGCGCGGCGAGGTGGTGGGCCTGGGCGGTGTTCCGCTGACCGCAGCCACGCCCCTGAACGAGCACACCTTCATCTGGTACTACCGTGAGCTCCCGCCGGAAGAGCGGATACCCGTGGACATCGGCATCCTGCACCATGACGAGAACCTGCTGGTGGTGGACAAGCCGCATTTCCTGCCGACGACGCCGGGCGGGATGTATGTGGCCGAGTCGGCTCTGGTGCGGCTCCGGGTGCAGCTGGGAATCCCGGACCTGATTCCGATGCACCGGCTGGACCGGATGACGGCCGGCGTGCTGCTGTTTTCCACCAACCCCGAGACCCGGGGCAGGTACCAGATCCTGTTCGAGAAACGGCGGATCAGCAAGGAGTACGAGGCCGTGGCCCCCGTCCGCGAGGACCTGGCGCTGCCGCTGACCGTCCGCAGCCGCATGATCAAGTCCCGCACCTATCTGCTGGCCCAGGAAGTGGACGGCGAGCCGAATGCGGAAACCCTGATTGAGCTGATGGAAAGCCGGGACGGACTGGGCCGGTACCGGCTGTCCCCGCACACCGGCAAAACCCACCAGCTCAGGGTGCATATGGCGTCCCAGGGCATCGGGATCCTCAACGATTCCTTCTACCCCGAACTGCTGCCGCAGGCACCGGATGACTATGCCAGGCCGCTGCAGCTGCTGGCCCGGTCGGTGCGCTTTACGGATCCGCTGACCCGTGAGCCGGTGGAGTACCGCAGCCGGCTTTCCCTAGACGCTTTTCCCGGCTGA
- a CDS encoding SulP family inorganic anion transporter, with product MATKPVIPPAEPSTTTALTPEERQSVLRTLRSPKLLKTEVLAGLVVALALIPEALAFSVIAGVDPRIGLFSAFTMAVTISFLGGRPAMISAATGAVALVIAPLVASHGVNYMIAAVLLAGVVQVLLAVLGVAKLMRFIPRQVMVGFVNALAILILVAQVPELLGVPWLVYPLVALGLLIVFGLPRLTTAVPASLVAIVVLTAITVGASLTVPTVGDKGELPESLPSLLLPDVPFSLDTLQVIFPYALAVAFVGLLESLMTAKLVDDVTDTRSNKTREAWGQGAANIVTGFFGGMGGCAMIGQTMINVKASGARTRISTFLAGVFLLVLVVVFGDVVAVIPMAALVAVMIFVAVASFDWHSIRPSTLKMMPKSETAVMLATVAVTVWSHNLAIGVGVGVLVAMVLFARRVAHFVTVDRTVDDDGAVATYTVNGELFFASSNDLYSQFEYVRDPARVVIDLSGSHVWDASTVAALDAVTEKYRRRGTEVQIAGLNDASVQMRNRMTGRLG from the coding sequence GTGGCCACCAAACCAGTTATTCCTCCTGCTGAGCCGAGCACGACGACGGCGCTGACGCCCGAAGAGCGCCAGTCCGTCCTGCGCACCCTGCGGTCACCAAAACTGCTCAAAACCGAGGTCCTGGCCGGGCTTGTCGTGGCCCTGGCGCTGATCCCCGAGGCGCTGGCATTCTCCGTGATTGCCGGGGTGGATCCGCGCATCGGCCTGTTCTCCGCCTTCACCATGGCCGTGACCATTTCCTTCCTCGGCGGCCGCCCGGCAATGATCTCCGCCGCCACCGGCGCCGTGGCCCTGGTCATCGCACCGCTGGTGGCATCCCACGGCGTGAACTACATGATTGCCGCCGTGCTGCTGGCCGGCGTCGTCCAGGTGCTGCTGGCCGTGCTGGGGGTGGCGAAACTCATGCGCTTCATTCCCCGCCAGGTCATGGTGGGCTTCGTCAACGCGCTGGCCATCCTGATCCTCGTTGCACAGGTGCCCGAGCTGCTGGGCGTCCCCTGGCTGGTCTACCCGCTGGTGGCGCTGGGGCTGCTGATTGTCTTCGGCCTTCCCCGGCTCACCACAGCGGTACCGGCATCCCTGGTGGCCATTGTGGTGCTCACCGCCATTACCGTCGGAGCGTCCCTGACCGTGCCGACCGTCGGGGACAAAGGCGAACTGCCGGAAAGCCTGCCCTCCCTGCTGCTGCCTGACGTCCCGTTTAGCCTGGACACCCTGCAGGTGATTTTCCCCTACGCCCTGGCCGTGGCGTTTGTCGGACTGCTGGAATCCCTCATGACGGCCAAGCTGGTGGATGACGTCACTGACACCCGCTCCAATAAGACCCGGGAAGCCTGGGGCCAGGGAGCGGCCAACATTGTGACCGGATTCTTCGGCGGGATGGGTGGCTGCGCGATGATCGGGCAGACCATGATCAACGTGAAGGCCTCGGGCGCCCGCACCCGGATTTCCACCTTCCTCGCCGGCGTGTTCCTGCTGGTACTGGTGGTGGTGTTCGGCGATGTAGTGGCGGTCATTCCCATGGCCGCCCTGGTGGCCGTGATGATCTTCGTGGCGGTGGCCAGCTTCGACTGGCACAGCATCCGCCCGTCCACACTGAAGATGATGCCGAAGAGCGAGACCGCCGTTATGCTCGCCACCGTCGCCGTCACGGTCTGGAGCCACAACCTGGCCATCGGCGTCGGCGTCGGAGTGCTCGTGGCCATGGTGCTCTTCGCCCGGCGGGTAGCCCACTTCGTCACCGTGGACCGCACGGTTGACGACGACGGCGCCGTGGCCACCTACACGGTCAACGGCGAGTTGTTCTTCGCCTCCTCGAATGATCTCTACTCCCAGTTTGAGTATGTCCGCGATCCCGCCCGTGTGGTCATTGACCTCAGCGGTTCGCATGTCTGGGACGCTTCCACGGTGGCCGCCCTGGATGCGGTCACGGAAAAGTACCGCCGGCGCGGAACCGAAGTGCAGATTGCCGGGCTCAATGACGCCAGCGTGCAGATGCGGAATCGGATGACCGGCCGGCTGGGATAG
- a CDS encoding serine/threonine-protein kinase, whose translation MAGAGAASTAISRSLPAEKGQTDSSGFSAHVLFDGRYCLDEPIGRGAAAYVWQATDLASLSKVAVKIFSAPLGHSPEGHEASREAAALAAVSSDHVLQLVAHGAISHPETGVQTPYLVMDLVPGENLRRTVARFGPYSPSAAADLGRQLAEGLSAVHTAGYIHRDIKPSNILLDPGSGTAKIADLGTAVDAQGGGEQQSYGSLPYMSPEQVHGTDLTGATDVYSLGLVLLESITGVRAFDLPQVESMVVRTVRGPQISAGLPAGWIQLLTAMTALEPTDRPTANQCRQAFVALAADHSGSRAA comes from the coding sequence ATGGCCGGAGCGGGGGCTGCATCGACGGCGATTTCCCGGTCCCTGCCCGCAGAGAAGGGCCAAACAGACAGCTCCGGATTCAGTGCCCATGTACTCTTTGACGGCCGGTACTGCCTGGATGAGCCCATTGGGCGGGGCGCCGCCGCCTACGTCTGGCAGGCGACTGATCTGGCATCGCTGTCCAAAGTGGCCGTCAAGATTTTTTCTGCACCACTCGGCCATTCGCCCGAGGGTCACGAAGCGTCCCGGGAGGCAGCAGCCCTGGCGGCAGTGAGCAGCGATCATGTGCTCCAGTTGGTTGCCCACGGCGCCATCAGCCATCCGGAGACCGGCGTGCAGACGCCCTACCTTGTCATGGACCTGGTCCCCGGCGAGAACCTTCGGCGGACTGTCGCCCGGTTCGGACCGTATTCTCCCTCAGCAGCGGCGGACCTCGGCCGCCAGCTTGCGGAGGGTCTGTCGGCAGTGCATACAGCGGGCTACATCCACCGGGACATCAAGCCTTCAAACATCCTGCTCGACCCGGGGTCGGGGACCGCGAAGATTGCCGATCTGGGAACAGCCGTGGACGCCCAGGGCGGCGGGGAGCAGCAGTCCTACGGGAGCCTGCCGTATATGAGTCCGGAACAGGTCCACGGAACAGACCTGACCGGCGCCACCGACGTGTACTCCCTGGGACTCGTCCTGCTGGAGTCCATCACGGGTGTCCGTGCCTTCGACCTGCCGCAGGTTGAATCCATGGTGGTGCGGACGGTCCGGGGTCCCCAGATTTCCGCCGGGCTGCCCGCCGGCTGGATTCAGCTCCTCACTGCCATGACCGCCCTGGAACCGACAGACCGGCCGACGGCGAACCAGTGCCGGCAGGCGTTCGTTGCCCTGGCAGCGGACCACAGCGGTTCCCGGGCAGCCTAG
- a CDS encoding MarR family winged helix-turn-helix transcriptional regulator, producing MDIPQQPGDQGGYWYTPDPEHPRARDVLDAVRSYRATETQIRRRTQDSMGMNENDLLAMRYLMQARQAGGSLGPKDLSRLLGISTASTTALIDRLERGGYVQRRARPNDRRAWEIVPTETSDEEVRETVGDMHRRMMQAAAELSPAEADVVIRFMNRLRDSLEEPPADAAPTPTP from the coding sequence ATGGACATCCCCCAGCAGCCCGGCGATCAGGGCGGGTACTGGTACACCCCGGATCCGGAGCACCCGCGGGCCCGCGACGTACTCGACGCCGTGCGGAGCTACCGTGCCACCGAAACGCAGATCCGCCGGCGCACCCAGGACTCCATGGGCATGAATGAGAATGACCTGCTTGCCATGCGCTACCTCATGCAGGCACGCCAGGCGGGCGGAAGCCTGGGACCCAAGGACCTCAGCCGGCTGCTGGGCATTTCCACTGCCTCCACCACGGCGCTGATTGACCGCCTGGAACGTGGTGGCTATGTCCAGCGGCGCGCACGCCCGAATGACCGGCGAGCCTGGGAGATTGTCCCTACCGAAACGTCCGATGAGGAAGTCCGGGAGACCGTTGGGGACATGCACCGGCGCATGATGCAGGCCGCCGCCGAACTCTCCCCCGCCGAGGCCGACGTCGTCATCCGCTTTATGAACCGGCTGCGGGATTCACTGGAAGAGCCACCGGCGGACGCCGCCCCGACACCCACCCCTTAG
- a CDS encoding ABC transporter substrate-binding protein, translating to MPAPSVPPSMSSIGPSRRTVLGGAGLGFLALALGACSSRETVGAGNPAASAGSGSFTVTDMRGVQVSFDAPVQRIATTVIPSPSMLAAVDGGYGRIAGINESTLQANQQGLFGEMFPESKKTTTISPSSFTPNIETITDLEPDVVFQWADQGDGLVEPLENAGFKTVCLLYGTQEYLETWVSLFSTILGKPGRGTEIVDWMHTEISRLQEELSGVTTPVRVVHLGQSGDGYSASNKTSYMHYWMELAGGQNMAADNISAENVVSAEQLIEWDPEVITLGGFDARTPAEVYADKSLASVSAVKNRRVYKAPLGGYRWEVPCAESPLMWQWAAEIYHPDRTGHTLRAAMKEKISYLYGYDVSEGQIDAALRLDMNGASVGYDVFRR from the coding sequence TTGCCCGCACCCAGCGTCCCGCCGTCCATGTCCTCCATCGGGCCTTCGCGCCGAACCGTCCTTGGCGGAGCCGGTCTGGGCTTCCTTGCCCTGGCGCTTGGCGCCTGCTCATCCCGGGAGACCGTGGGTGCGGGCAACCCGGCAGCCTCCGCCGGGTCCGGAAGCTTCACCGTGACGGACATGCGCGGCGTGCAGGTGTCCTTTGACGCTCCGGTGCAGCGAATCGCCACCACCGTGATCCCCTCCCCGTCCATGCTGGCTGCCGTGGACGGCGGCTACGGCCGGATTGCGGGCATCAATGAGTCCACCCTGCAGGCCAACCAGCAGGGCCTGTTCGGCGAGATGTTCCCGGAATCAAAAAAGACCACCACCATCTCCCCGTCCAGCTTCACGCCGAACATTGAAACCATCACCGACCTGGAACCCGACGTTGTTTTCCAGTGGGCGGACCAGGGCGACGGCCTCGTGGAGCCGCTCGAAAATGCCGGGTTCAAGACCGTCTGCCTGCTCTACGGCACACAGGAGTACCTGGAAACCTGGGTGTCCCTGTTCTCCACCATCCTCGGCAAGCCAGGGCGCGGCACCGAAATTGTCGATTGGATGCACACCGAAATCTCGCGGCTGCAGGAGGAACTTTCCGGCGTCACAACGCCCGTTCGGGTGGTGCACCTGGGCCAGTCCGGTGACGGCTATTCGGCCTCGAACAAAACCTCCTACATGCACTATTGGATGGAACTGGCCGGCGGGCAGAACATGGCCGCAGACAACATCTCCGCCGAGAACGTGGTGAGTGCCGAACAGCTGATCGAATGGGATCCGGAGGTCATCACACTGGGCGGCTTCGACGCCCGCACTCCTGCAGAGGTCTATGCGGACAAGTCCCTTGCCTCGGTGTCCGCCGTGAAGAACCGCCGGGTCTACAAGGCCCCACTGGGCGGTTACCGCTGGGAGGTGCCCTGCGCGGAGTCGCCGCTGATGTGGCAGTGGGCGGCGGAAATCTACCACCCCGACCGCACGGGCCACACACTGCGTGCCGCCATGAAGGAAAAGATCAGCTACCTCTACGGATACGACGTCTCCGAAGGGCAGATCGACGCCGCCCTGCGGCTGGACATGAACGGTGCCAGTGTTGGCTACGACGTCTTCCGCCGCTGA
- a CDS encoding FecCD family ABC transporter permease yields MATTSSAAEMGTAPAAGPARKVPAPPAGARRGTPTAARRRLILLLCFLILCTVALVSMAAGRYWVPPNEILRILANEATTVFGGEGMLRRTWTDQEATVVLDVRLPRVLLAFLVGGALSLGGACLQALFRNPLVSPDIIGVTAGASFGGVLVLTLGLSGGWMVGGAFGFGLAALAGVLLLGRLGGRDNAMLMIVLGGIVVAAFFNALVSFMTYIADPYSELPSIVHWLLGSIAAASYDKVLTALVPVALGAAVVLALRWRLNVLSLGDDDAAALGVNPQRSRVLLLCAVALMTAGTVAVAGAVGWVGLVVPHLARLWVGPDHRVLLPASLLLGGTYLMLIDTLSRSITSSELPLGILTAIIGAPVFVALLARSQKKGQVS; encoded by the coding sequence TTGGCTACGACGTCTTCCGCCGCTGAGATGGGCACGGCACCCGCCGCTGGTCCCGCGCGGAAAGTCCCCGCACCACCGGCCGGAGCACGCCGCGGAACCCCCACAGCTGCACGCCGCCGGCTGATCCTGCTGCTGTGCTTCCTGATCCTCTGCACGGTGGCCCTGGTGTCCATGGCCGCCGGCCGCTACTGGGTTCCCCCGAACGAGATCCTGCGCATCCTCGCCAATGAGGCCACCACCGTCTTTGGCGGGGAGGGAATGCTCCGGCGGACCTGGACTGACCAGGAAGCCACCGTGGTCCTGGACGTGCGGCTTCCGCGCGTGCTGCTGGCCTTCCTGGTGGGCGGGGCACTTTCGCTGGGAGGTGCCTGCCTGCAGGCACTGTTCCGCAACCCGCTGGTCAGCCCGGACATTATCGGCGTCACGGCCGGGGCATCCTTTGGCGGCGTGCTGGTACTGACCCTTGGCCTCTCCGGCGGCTGGATGGTGGGCGGAGCCTTCGGGTTCGGCCTCGCCGCCCTGGCCGGCGTGCTGCTGCTGGGCCGGCTGGGCGGACGGGACAACGCGATGCTGATGATTGTGCTCGGCGGAATTGTGGTGGCAGCCTTCTTCAACGCCCTGGTCTCCTTTATGACCTACATAGCGGACCCGTACTCCGAACTGCCCTCGATTGTGCACTGGCTGCTGGGCTCCATTGCCGCAGCGAGCTATGACAAGGTGCTCACCGCCCTGGTCCCGGTGGCGTTGGGCGCCGCCGTCGTGCTCGCCCTGCGCTGGCGGCTGAACGTGCTCTCGCTGGGCGACGACGACGCCGCCGCGCTGGGCGTGAACCCGCAGCGTTCGCGCGTGCTGCTGTTGTGCGCCGTCGCCCTGATGACCGCCGGGACAGTGGCCGTGGCCGGCGCCGTCGGCTGGGTGGGATTGGTGGTTCCGCATCTGGCCCGGCTCTGGGTGGGGCCGGATCACCGGGTGCTGCTGCCGGCGTCGCTGCTGCTGGGCGGCACGTACCTGATGCTCATTGACACCCTCAGCCGCTCCATCACCAGCAGCGAACTGCCGCTGGGCATCCTCACCGCCATTATCGGCGCGCCCGTTTTCGTGGCGCTGCTGGCCCGATCACAGAAGAAAGGGCAGGTCTCATGA
- a CDS encoding ABC transporter ATP-binding protein produces MTVLSMPRPASGNQGQDPLMQVADLGFRYSRLRPWLFRNLGFTLQPGEILSILGPNARGKTTLLKCLAGLLAPREGSVSCAPGIGYVPQDHGAGPSFSVAEMVLMGRTRHLRAYQTPRREDHDAAEAAMERVGVAAWAERDYSELSGGQRQLVLIARAVASGCELLILDEPASALDLNNQSRVLAVLSGLASDGMGIIMTTHHPDHALHVSKNVLLFVGSHDVRWGPTDELLTGPALSEVYGLPICTPTVGTVSGERVIAVPDFGPSCRACPVPEAVGAPLIDLPLPIRKDLP; encoded by the coding sequence ATGACCGTACTTTCCATGCCGCGCCCCGCGTCCGGAAACCAGGGGCAGGACCCGCTGATGCAGGTGGCGGACCTGGGGTTCCGCTACTCACGGCTGCGGCCCTGGCTGTTCCGCAACCTGGGCTTCACACTGCAGCCCGGCGAAATCCTTTCCATCCTGGGGCCCAACGCCCGGGGCAAGACCACGCTGCTCAAATGCCTGGCCGGCCTGCTGGCCCCGCGCGAAGGATCCGTGTCCTGCGCCCCGGGGATCGGCTACGTGCCGCAGGACCACGGCGCAGGGCCTTCCTTCAGCGTCGCCGAAATGGTGCTGATGGGCCGCACCCGGCACCTGCGGGCCTACCAGACTCCGCGGCGCGAGGACCATGACGCCGCCGAGGCCGCCATGGAGCGGGTGGGCGTGGCCGCCTGGGCGGAACGGGACTACTCCGAGCTGTCCGGAGGGCAGCGGCAGCTGGTACTGATTGCCCGGGCGGTGGCCTCCGGCTGCGAGCTGCTGATCCTGGACGAGCCGGCCTCCGCCCTGGACCTGAACAACCAGTCCCGCGTGCTGGCGGTACTGTCCGGCCTGGCCTCCGACGGTATGGGCATCATCATGACCACCCACCACCCGGACCACGCCCTGCACGTGTCCAAAAATGTGCTGCTGTTTGTCGGCAGCCATGACGTCCGCTGGGGTCCCACCGATGAACTGCTTACCGGCCCCGCCCTGTCCGAGGTGTACGGCCTGCCCATCTGTACCCCCACCGTGGGAACCGTCTCGGGCGAACGCGTGATCGCGGTCCCGGACTTCGGCCCGTCCTGCCGCGCCTGCCCGGTGCCCGAAGCCGTTGGGGCACCGTTGATTGACCTTCCCCTGCCTATCCGAAAGGACCTTCCGTGA
- a CDS encoding MFS transporter encodes MEDTQFSAGPAPHPLWVVPHWGHESPRRVQPASSIRPGPHVWSFMKPAGKAVVALIACCIAQFVLTVNGSIVSIVLPDIAKEFGSSMTMLQWTVGVYVLAFACLLTAAGNMADRLGRRRILLAGLAVILIGSVVCALSPDVVVLIVGRVVQAVGAAMLASSGLAAVSARSTDTAVRVRAIAWWAAIGGVALAAGPFIGGVVSEFFGWRGVFWMSVPVALIGLALVPIAVKESRNPSPLPFDVVGQLLVSGFLAALAFAMIEGTQLGWTSAPILISLGAAAVLLIVWLLRARRRPDPLIPLRLFADRPFVRASLTSIIGFAAAAGFFYIAPQYLRSIRGESALEAGIFLLPLAIAALVSAQLSGRIVAAGRAGQDLVAGGGIMALGSVMLLLWSDGSLWVEAASFVVFGFGYGLLNDPLSVEELAALPDSEAGLASSLFSTSKQTGQLLGIAVVGTILSAASADFANAYRHVGGWVWMALLVCSIAVAALNIPSLGTRTKTAQARTTTAPDNRPRTS; translated from the coding sequence TTGGAAGACACGCAGTTTTCCGCCGGACCCGCTCCGCATCCGCTGTGGGTGGTGCCACACTGGGGCCATGAGTCACCGCGCAGGGTGCAGCCGGCAAGCAGCATTCGCCCCGGTCCACACGTCTGGTCGTTCATGAAGCCGGCGGGCAAAGCCGTCGTCGCGCTGATTGCGTGCTGCATCGCGCAGTTCGTCCTGACGGTCAACGGCTCGATCGTGAGCATCGTCCTGCCCGACATCGCGAAGGAGTTCGGCTCCTCGATGACGATGCTGCAGTGGACGGTCGGGGTCTACGTCCTCGCATTCGCCTGCCTCCTGACAGCGGCGGGCAACATGGCGGACCGACTCGGTCGCCGTCGCATCCTGCTTGCCGGACTCGCCGTCATCCTGATCGGCTCCGTCGTCTGCGCGCTGAGTCCCGATGTTGTCGTGCTCATCGTCGGCCGCGTCGTGCAGGCCGTCGGCGCAGCCATGCTCGCCTCGTCGGGGCTCGCCGCCGTCTCTGCCCGGTCGACCGACACCGCTGTGCGGGTCCGCGCGATCGCGTGGTGGGCCGCGATCGGCGGCGTCGCCCTGGCCGCAGGACCCTTCATCGGGGGCGTCGTCAGCGAGTTCTTCGGATGGCGCGGCGTGTTCTGGATGAGCGTCCCGGTAGCCCTCATCGGCCTGGCCCTGGTGCCAATTGCCGTCAAGGAGTCGCGCAACCCCTCGCCGCTCCCGTTCGATGTCGTAGGGCAGCTACTGGTGTCGGGGTTCCTCGCCGCGCTGGCCTTCGCGATGATCGAGGGCACACAGCTGGGCTGGACCTCTGCACCGATCCTGATCTCGCTCGGGGCCGCGGCCGTCCTCCTCATCGTCTGGCTGCTGCGTGCCCGGCGCCGCCCGGATCCCCTGATCCCGCTCCGCCTCTTCGCTGACCGCCCTTTCGTCCGGGCGTCGCTCACCTCGATCATCGGCTTCGCCGCCGCCGCCGGGTTCTTCTACATCGCCCCGCAGTATCTGCGCTCGATCCGCGGGGAGAGCGCGCTGGAAGCGGGCATCTTCCTCCTTCCGCTCGCGATCGCCGCACTGGTCTCTGCCCAGCTGTCCGGGCGGATCGTTGCGGCCGGTCGGGCGGGGCAGGACCTGGTGGCGGGTGGAGGGATCATGGCACTGGGCTCGGTGATGCTGCTGCTGTGGTCGGACGGCTCGCTGTGGGTGGAGGCGGCGTCGTTCGTGGTCTTCGGTTTCGGCTACGGACTGCTCAACGATCCGCTCAGCGTGGAGGAGCTCGCAGCGCTTCCCGACTCGGAGGCGGGTCTGGCCTCGTCGCTCTTCTCGACGTCGAAGCAGACCGGTCAGCTCTTGGGCATCGCGGTGGTTGGCACGATCCTGTCCGCAGCCTCGGCGGACTTTGCGAACGCCTACCGCCACGTGGGCGGGTGGGTCTGGATGGCGCTGCTGGTCTGCAGCATCGCTGTGGCCGCCCTGAACATCCCGTCCCTTGGCACCCGTACGAAGACGGCTCAGGCCCGCACCACCACGGCCCCGGACAACAGGCCTCGCACGTCTTGA
- a CDS encoding GNAT family N-acetyltransferase: MTDEPYRLLHTAPPVEAYLRLRAESGLSPKRADQARAALPGSWAAVHIVETATGTPVAMGRVIGDGGWYFHIADMAVLPGHQRQGLGDRVLTELLAQIRAEAPAGAWVTLMADPPGRRLYARHGFLETAPDSLGMALTL; the protein is encoded by the coding sequence ATGACTGATGAACCGTACCGCCTGCTGCATACCGCCCCTCCGGTGGAGGCCTACCTCCGGTTGCGCGCGGAGTCCGGGCTCAGCCCGAAGCGTGCGGACCAGGCCCGGGCGGCTCTACCCGGCAGCTGGGCGGCCGTCCACATTGTCGAAACAGCCACCGGGACGCCGGTGGCCATGGGACGGGTGATCGGTGACGGCGGCTGGTACTTCCATATTGCGGATATGGCCGTGCTGCCCGGCCACCAGCGGCAGGGACTGGGCGACCGCGTGCTCACCGAGCTGCTGGCCCAAATTCGGGCCGAAGCCCCGGCCGGCGCCTGGGTCACGCTGATGGCGGATCCGCCCGGACGGCGCCTGTATGCCCGGCACGGTTTCCTCGAAACCGCGCCGGACTCCCTGGGCATGGCCCTGACCCTGTAA
- a CDS encoding LysE/ArgO family amino acid transporter, which translates to MWSISATGMVTGLGLIVAIGAQNAFVLRQGLRREHIGTVTALCIISDALLIFGGTAGIGALVSRFPAALEILRWGGAAYLTWWGIRSLVSALRPSALTAQAPRSKGTVILTTLALTFLNPHVYLDTVVLLGSLANQYGPDARWTFAAGAAVGSLFWFTALGYGARSLSGVLNRPRTCQVVDLLIGIVMLVLAARLVLG; encoded by the coding sequence ATGTGGAGCATATCGGCAACCGGCATGGTCACCGGACTGGGATTGATTGTGGCCATCGGGGCGCAGAACGCCTTTGTGCTGCGCCAGGGTCTGCGCCGGGAGCACATTGGAACCGTCACGGCCCTGTGCATCATCAGCGACGCACTGCTGATCTTCGGTGGGACTGCCGGGATCGGCGCGCTGGTGAGCCGCTTTCCCGCAGCGTTGGAGATCCTCCGCTGGGGCGGCGCGGCCTACCTCACCTGGTGGGGTATCCGTTCCCTGGTTTCTGCCCTGCGCCCCTCGGCTCTGACCGCCCAGGCGCCGCGCAGCAAAGGCACCGTCATCCTGACCACGCTGGCGCTGACCTTCCTGAACCCGCACGTCTACCTGGATACGGTGGTGTTGCTGGGGAGCCTGGCGAACCAGTACGGACCGGACGCCCGATGGACTTTCGCCGCGGGCGCCGCCGTCGGCAGCCTTTTCTGGTTCACGGCACTCGGTTACGGCGCGCGCTCACTGTCCGGTGTGCTGAACCGGCCGAGGACCTGCCAGGTGGTGGACCTGCTGATCGGCATTGTCATGCTGGTCCTGGCCGCGCGGCTGGTGCTGGGCTGA